The Planctomycetaceae bacterium genome has a segment encoding these proteins:
- the arsA gene encoding arsenical pump-driving ATPase: protein MEFLNAPTRNLFFTGKGGVGKTSIACATAVRLADSGKRVLLVSTDPASNLDEVLGSELGQKPTPVEAVPNLFGMNLDPEQSAAEYRERMVGPYRGLLPPAAIQSMEEQFSGSCTLEIAAFDEFSRLLGDSAATAEFDHVIFDTAPTGHTLRLLTLPSAWSGFMESNTTGTSCIGPLAGLQAQQSLYKRSVEALSNPDITTLILVTRPEVTAFREADRTSRELRSLGVNNQSLVINAVFQVSDPSDGIANAMQHRGDAAIAAMPETLTVLDRTVIRMRPGGVLGIESLRQLGRPEDFDGGTQKVHLDTLQMAELPPSLNVLIEELAAPGHGLILAVGKGGVGKTTVAAAVATALAGRGFQVHLSTTDPAAHVAAAVSGQSLPNLKVSRIDPVVETAKYSAEVMQNAGAELDEAGKLLLAEDLRSPCTEEIAVFRAFADAVAEATNTFVVLDTAPTGHTILLLDSALAYHREVTRQASKMPEAVQNLLPRLRNPELTRVLIVTLPEATPVHEAAQLQRDLRRAEIEPFGWVINQSLAPLKVTDPILMERQMHEFKYIKEVTSEHAARTALIAWQVDPPVGREALEAAAAET, encoded by the coding sequence ATGGAATTTCTAAACGCACCAACTCGCAATCTGTTCTTCACCGGCAAGGGTGGCGTTGGTAAAACGTCAATTGCCTGTGCGACAGCAGTCAGGCTGGCGGATTCCGGAAAACGAGTGCTGTTGGTTTCGACGGATCCTGCTTCAAATCTTGACGAGGTTCTGGGGTCAGAACTTGGGCAGAAACCGACACCTGTTGAAGCGGTACCCAATTTGTTCGGGATGAATCTTGATCCTGAACAGTCGGCAGCCGAGTATCGCGAACGAATGGTGGGCCCCTATCGGGGTCTTCTTCCACCAGCAGCCATTCAGAGCATGGAGGAACAGTTTTCGGGATCATGTACCCTTGAGATTGCTGCGTTCGACGAGTTCTCTCGACTGCTCGGAGATTCTGCGGCGACCGCCGAATTTGACCACGTGATATTTGACACCGCTCCGACAGGACACACCCTTCGCCTGCTGACTCTGCCATCGGCGTGGTCAGGGTTCATGGAATCGAATACCACTGGCACATCATGCATCGGACCGCTCGCTGGACTGCAGGCTCAACAATCACTCTACAAGCGAAGTGTTGAAGCGTTGAGCAATCCTGACATCACCACCTTAATCCTCGTCACGCGCCCGGAGGTCACCGCTTTTCGCGAGGCGGATCGTACGAGTCGCGAATTGAGATCACTCGGCGTCAACAACCAGTCTCTGGTCATCAATGCCGTATTTCAGGTATCCGATCCCTCCGATGGAATTGCAAATGCGATGCAGCACCGGGGAGACGCGGCAATCGCAGCAATGCCGGAAACGCTAACGGTGCTGGACCGGACCGTGATCCGCATGAGGCCTGGCGGAGTCCTTGGCATTGAATCGCTGCGTCAGCTAGGCAGGCCGGAAGATTTCGATGGGGGCACTCAGAAAGTTCATCTCGATACCCTGCAGATGGCTGAATTGCCGCCGTCGTTAAACGTCCTGATCGAAGAGCTTGCGGCCCCGGGACATGGACTGATTCTGGCTGTGGGAAAGGGCGGCGTTGGCAAAACGACCGTTGCGGCTGCTGTCGCAACAGCACTTGCGGGTCGTGGCTTTCAAGTTCATCTTTCGACCACGGACCCAGCGGCTCATGTCGCAGCGGCGGTCAGCGGTCAGAGCCTTCCCAATCTTAAAGTCAGTCGCATTGATCCTGTTGTTGAAACTGCAAAGTATTCCGCAGAGGTGATGCAGAACGCCGGGGCAGAACTGGATGAAGCTGGCAAATTGCTGCTGGCAGAAGACCTCAGATCGCCCTGCACAGAAGAAATTGCGGTCTTTCGAGCGTTCGCCGACGCAGTCGCAGAGGCTACCAATACATTTGTCGTTCTTGATACCGCCCCGACAGGACATACCATCCTGCTGCTGGATTCTGCGCTAGCCTATCATCGTGAGGTCACTCGGCAAGCCAGTAAGATGCCCGAAGCAGTGCAGAATCTGTTGCCACGTTTACGGAATCCGGAACTTACGAGAGTGCTGATCGTCACGCTGCCTGAAGCGACCCCGGTGCACGAAGCTGCTCAACTGCAGCGAGACCTGCGACGAGCTGAAATCGAACCATTTGGATGGGTCATCAATCAGAGTCTGGCACCATTAAAGGTGACTGATCCAATCCTGATGGAACGGCAGATGCACGAGTTTAAGTACATCAAAGAAGTCACGTCTGAACACGCGGCTCGCACGGCCCTCATCGCCTGGCAAGTAGATCCACCGGTCGGTCGCGAGGCGCTTGAAGCCGCAGCAGCTGAAACCTGA
- a CDS encoding DUF1697 domain-containing protein has translation MKYAAFLSGINVGKRRVKMPVLAEVFEELGHQNVATFIASGNVIFQSNKRKQSLIEDNAGDALRQRLGYEVNVFVRSFDDLKTIANAETLDEHESGQSTINVAFMRNELDAKTADKLESVRTEHDSFRVIGREFYWICTTRISESKVWALPETKSIQLPRNTVRNITTIRRLVSKFFTD, from the coding sequence ATGAAGTACGCAGCTTTCCTGAGCGGAATAAACGTCGGCAAAAGACGTGTCAAAATGCCGGTCCTTGCAGAAGTCTTTGAGGAACTTGGACATCAGAACGTCGCCACGTTCATCGCCAGCGGCAACGTCATTTTCCAAAGCAACAAGCGAAAACAATCTCTGATTGAGGACAATGCAGGCGATGCTCTTCGGCAGAGACTGGGGTATGAGGTGAACGTGTTCGTGCGCAGTTTTGACGACCTCAAAACGATCGCGAACGCGGAAACTCTCGACGAACACGAATCAGGGCAGTCCACGATTAATGTCGCATTTATGCGTAACGAATTGGATGCCAAAACAGCTGACAAGCTGGAATCTGTTCGAACCGAACACGATTCATTTCGCGTGATCGGTCGTGAATTCTACTGGATCTGTACAACCAGAATCTCCGAATCGAAGGTTTGGGCACTGCCTGAGACAAAATCGATCCAGCTCCCTCGCAACACCGTGCGAAATATAACGACAATCCGAAGGCTCGTCTCGAAATTCTTCACTGACTAA
- the arsD gene encoding arsenite efflux transporter metallochaperone ArsD, whose amino-acid sequence MKTIRIYDKPMCCSTGICGPQVDPVLPRFAADLETLKNAGHTVERYNLAQQPQAFIENTTIHALISTKGTDVLPVIMVNDQVVSQATYPTLDMLHDWTGDREQGKDSLPRVSLPIASDGCCSGDTGCC is encoded by the coding sequence ATGAAAACAATTCGAATCTATGACAAGCCCATGTGTTGTTCGACCGGCATATGTGGACCTCAAGTCGATCCAGTACTTCCCAGGTTCGCTGCGGATCTGGAAACGCTGAAAAATGCAGGACACACAGTCGAAAGATACAATCTTGCGCAGCAGCCGCAGGCTTTCATCGAAAACACGACGATTCATGCTTTGATTTCAACCAAAGGAACGGATGTCCTTCCCGTGATCATGGTAAATGATCAAGTTGTGAGTCAGGCCACGTATCCAACTCTTGACATGCTTCACGACTGGACGGGCGATCGGGAACAAGGCAAAGATTCTCTTCCCAGGGTTTCACTGCCCATCGCATCCGATGGCTGCTGCAGCGGAGATACAGGCTGCTGCTGA
- a CDS encoding DUF4279 domain-containing protein, which produces MDVDYPSADGTFAAIHFEADHIDVDEMNSLFGREHCIFHNKGDLLDDTSGFFWKCDYDTWQLKSEPAVDSLDLRHHVDWLEAQITPRLSKLREIANRPSARKLVVRCYWWSTEGHGGPALWPKQLLWLSQSNLPCEFRFYFSTDGRNDFRVSMKAKN; this is translated from the coding sequence ATGGATGTTGATTATCCATCAGCAGATGGAACGTTTGCTGCAATTCACTTTGAAGCCGATCACATTGACGTAGATGAAATGAACTCACTGTTCGGTCGCGAACATTGCATTTTTCATAACAAGGGTGATTTACTCGACGACACATCGGGATTCTTCTGGAAGTGCGATTATGACACGTGGCAATTGAAATCAGAGCCGGCTGTTGATTCACTCGATCTCCGTCACCACGTTGATTGGCTGGAGGCACAGATCACACCACGACTCTCCAAGCTCCGGGAAATTGCGAATAGACCGTCAGCAAGAAAACTGGTGGTCCGCTGTTATTGGTGGTCGACTGAAGGGCATGGTGGTCCCGCTCTGTGGCCAAAACAGTTGTTGTGGTTAAGTCAAAGTAATCTGCCATGTGAGTTCCGCTTCTATTTTTCGACAGACGGGCGGAATGACTTTCGCGTTTCAATGAAGGCAAAAAACTGA